A genome region from Gambusia affinis linkage group LG24, SWU_Gaff_1.0, whole genome shotgun sequence includes the following:
- the LOC122827069 gene encoding uncharacterized protein LOC122827069 isoform X2 produces the protein MKRAQEALDTSHRSHSKLCDVRLMSNLNTLSNKVLGHALLPEFVPPGCPTGERIAVEYLLAQSDSGDLLGPQQDNKLEVILPEVPANVQEEDSPDVTISDVTDMLSESPHDMLQCESQLEMPSSNIDFLQETSIDSSPASPTHAAASPRGQLTGDLSFSGPSSSSQVDQVSQETRCDYRGFPGWEAVDSLAENLLSLNRTITALSTTEVENVLQLYSNLHAMDKQPVKYTLKNKKSTLPGPWRASRKRSGSAPGQQAAERLFMTHGQAAQRPRASECICFKQFKEYQQARNRPKDSKGKVLPVPQSIIQTYCHIKQLLEDSRPIQDQTNLLLVTINNTTVCAWLHERQKRTDRDALLQGVNLPPKVSVADASFPEARQFPSLPVEHGHTSMEFKEPENREGEALIRQRVGGKAGSAQQCPPSYQPGLFSQAAVPPSFLYPQTDQPPSSAWSYCEQNQMPQAPSASLGFGFGPPASVLTSFGQGQFPPLPSSLAPMYRYYTPPLHSSIPAAAADSASSSPSDQTPANMNRYRKWRQNRAELEDQERLARGEPPKKRQWKQDYHYQCSVCGQAKNKSTGHTQIKGKR, from the exons ATGAAAAGAGCCCAAGAAGCTTTAGATACGAGTCACAGATCCCACAGTAAACTCTGTGATGTTCGTCTGATGTCCAACCTCAACACTCTGAGCAACAAAGTGCTGGGTCATGCCCTCCTGCCAGAGTTTGTTCCCCCAGGCTGTCCCACAG GTGAGCGGATTGCTGTGGAGTATCTTCTCGCTCAGTCAGACAGCGGAGACCTCTTAGGTCCACAGCAGGACAACAAACTGGAAGTTATTTTGCCAGAGGTGCCAGCTAACGTTCAGGAGGAGGACAGTCCTGATGTCACCATCAGTGATGTCACTGACATGCTCTCAGAGAGCCCCCACGACATGCTACAGTGTGAAAGCCAGTTGGAAATGCCATCCTCTAACATTGATTTTCTCCAG GAAACCAGTATCGACTCAAGTCCTGCCTCTCCCACTCATGCTGCTGCTTCACCCAGAGGTCAGCTTACTGGTGACCTCTCCTTTAGTGGACCAAGCAGCTCTTCCCAGGTGGACCAAGTATCCCAG gagACCCGGTGTGACTACAGAGGTTTTCCTGGGTGGGAGGCAGTTGACAGCTTGGCAGAGAACCTTTTGAGCCTCAACAGAACAATAACTGCGTTGTCAACAACAGAGGTGGAAAATGTGTTGCAGCTGTATTCTAACCTGCATGCTATGGACAAGCAGCCTGTTAAATACAccttaaaaaacaagaagagcACATTACCAGGACCTTGGAGGGCTTCCCGGAAACGAAGTGGCTCTGCACCTGGTCAGCAAGCAGCTGAAAG ACTCTTCATGACCCATGGCCAGGCTGCCCAGAGACCCAGAGCCTCTGAGTGCATTTGCTTCAAGCAGTTCAAAGAATATCAGCAAGCAAGAAACCGGCCAAAAGACAGCAAGGGGAAGGTTTTACCCGTCCCGCAGTCTATTATTCAAACGTACTGTCACATTAAACAATTACTTGAGGACTCCAGGCCCATACAGGACCAGACCAACTTGTTGTTGGTCACCATCAACAATACCACTGTGTGTGCTTG GCTACACGAGCGGCAGAAGAGAACCGACAGGGACGCTCTTCTCCAAGGTGTGAATCTTCCTCCGAAGGTGTCCGTGGCTGACGCCTCCTTCCCAGAAGCGAGACAGTTCCCCTCCCTTCCTGTGGAACATGGACATACAAGCATGGAGTTTAAAGAACCTGAAAACAGAGAAGGCGAGGCCCTGATCCGTCAACGGGTTGGCGGTAAAGCTGGCTCCGCACAGCAATGTCCTCCCTCATACCAGCCAGGTCTCTTTTCACAGGCCGCAGTTCCTCCCAGCTTCCTGTATCCACAGACTGACCAGCCACCATCATCTGCTTGGTCCTACTGTGAGCAGAACCAGATGCCACAAGCCCCATCCGCTTCTTTGGGTTTCGGCTTCGGTCCACCAGCTTCAGTTTTGACCTCATTTGGACAAGGACAGTTCCCACCCCTTCCATCTTCTCTGGCTCCAATGTATCGGTACTATACACCACCACTTCACTCATCCatcccagcagctgctgctgattcagcatcatcatcaccatcagaTCAGACTCCAGCCAACATGAATCGCTACAGGAAGTGGAGACAGAATAGGGCAGAATTAGAAGACCAGGAACGCCTGGCAAGAGGGGAGCCTCCCAAAAAGCGCCAATGGAAGCAGGACTACCACTATCAGTGTTCAGTTTGTGGTCAGGcgaaaaacaaaagcactggCCACACACAGATTAAGGGAAAACGGTAA
- the LOC122827069 gene encoding uncharacterized protein LOC122827069 isoform X1, which yields MKRAQEALDTSHRSHSKLCDVRLMSNLNTLSNKVLGHALLPEFVPPGCPTGERIAVEYLLAQSDSGDLLGPQQDNKLEVILPEVPANVQEEDSPDVTISDVTDMLSESPHDMLQCESQLEMPSSNIDFLQVESSPMSSEETSIDSSPASPTHAAASPRGQLTGDLSFSGPSSSSQVDQVSQETRCDYRGFPGWEAVDSLAENLLSLNRTITALSTTEVENVLQLYSNLHAMDKQPVKYTLKNKKSTLPGPWRASRKRSGSAPGQQAAERLFMTHGQAAQRPRASECICFKQFKEYQQARNRPKDSKGKVLPVPQSIIQTYCHIKQLLEDSRPIQDQTNLLLVTINNTTVCAWLHERQKRTDRDALLQGVNLPPKVSVADASFPEARQFPSLPVEHGHTSMEFKEPENREGEALIRQRVGGKAGSAQQCPPSYQPGLFSQAAVPPSFLYPQTDQPPSSAWSYCEQNQMPQAPSASLGFGFGPPASVLTSFGQGQFPPLPSSLAPMYRYYTPPLHSSIPAAAADSASSSPSDQTPANMNRYRKWRQNRAELEDQERLARGEPPKKRQWKQDYHYQCSVCGQAKNKSTGHTQIKGKR from the exons ATGAAAAGAGCCCAAGAAGCTTTAGATACGAGTCACAGATCCCACAGTAAACTCTGTGATGTTCGTCTGATGTCCAACCTCAACACTCTGAGCAACAAAGTGCTGGGTCATGCCCTCCTGCCAGAGTTTGTTCCCCCAGGCTGTCCCACAG GTGAGCGGATTGCTGTGGAGTATCTTCTCGCTCAGTCAGACAGCGGAGACCTCTTAGGTCCACAGCAGGACAACAAACTGGAAGTTATTTTGCCAGAGGTGCCAGCTAACGTTCAGGAGGAGGACAGTCCTGATGTCACCATCAGTGATGTCACTGACATGCTCTCAGAGAGCCCCCACGACATGCTACAGTGTGAAAGCCAGTTGGAAATGCCATCCTCTAACATTGATTTTCTCCAGGTAGAGTCTTCTCCCATGTCATCTGAG GAAACCAGTATCGACTCAAGTCCTGCCTCTCCCACTCATGCTGCTGCTTCACCCAGAGGTCAGCTTACTGGTGACCTCTCCTTTAGTGGACCAAGCAGCTCTTCCCAGGTGGACCAAGTATCCCAG gagACCCGGTGTGACTACAGAGGTTTTCCTGGGTGGGAGGCAGTTGACAGCTTGGCAGAGAACCTTTTGAGCCTCAACAGAACAATAACTGCGTTGTCAACAACAGAGGTGGAAAATGTGTTGCAGCTGTATTCTAACCTGCATGCTATGGACAAGCAGCCTGTTAAATACAccttaaaaaacaagaagagcACATTACCAGGACCTTGGAGGGCTTCCCGGAAACGAAGTGGCTCTGCACCTGGTCAGCAAGCAGCTGAAAG ACTCTTCATGACCCATGGCCAGGCTGCCCAGAGACCCAGAGCCTCTGAGTGCATTTGCTTCAAGCAGTTCAAAGAATATCAGCAAGCAAGAAACCGGCCAAAAGACAGCAAGGGGAAGGTTTTACCCGTCCCGCAGTCTATTATTCAAACGTACTGTCACATTAAACAATTACTTGAGGACTCCAGGCCCATACAGGACCAGACCAACTTGTTGTTGGTCACCATCAACAATACCACTGTGTGTGCTTG GCTACACGAGCGGCAGAAGAGAACCGACAGGGACGCTCTTCTCCAAGGTGTGAATCTTCCTCCGAAGGTGTCCGTGGCTGACGCCTCCTTCCCAGAAGCGAGACAGTTCCCCTCCCTTCCTGTGGAACATGGACATACAAGCATGGAGTTTAAAGAACCTGAAAACAGAGAAGGCGAGGCCCTGATCCGTCAACGGGTTGGCGGTAAAGCTGGCTCCGCACAGCAATGTCCTCCCTCATACCAGCCAGGTCTCTTTTCACAGGCCGCAGTTCCTCCCAGCTTCCTGTATCCACAGACTGACCAGCCACCATCATCTGCTTGGTCCTACTGTGAGCAGAACCAGATGCCACAAGCCCCATCCGCTTCTTTGGGTTTCGGCTTCGGTCCACCAGCTTCAGTTTTGACCTCATTTGGACAAGGACAGTTCCCACCCCTTCCATCTTCTCTGGCTCCAATGTATCGGTACTATACACCACCACTTCACTCATCCatcccagcagctgctgctgattcagcatcatcatcaccatcagaTCAGACTCCAGCCAACATGAATCGCTACAGGAAGTGGAGACAGAATAGGGCAGAATTAGAAGACCAGGAACGCCTGGCAAGAGGGGAGCCTCCCAAAAAGCGCCAATGGAAGCAGGACTACCACTATCAGTGTTCAGTTTGTGGTCAGGcgaaaaacaaaagcactggCCACACACAGATTAAGGGAAAACGGTAA